Proteins from one Mycobacterium sp. SMC-2 genomic window:
- a CDS encoding ArsR family transcriptional regulator, with protein MVASKTTVPSLMQMASHPVRWALLTELAGSDHRVRELAAAVGEPQNLVSYHLRRLRSAGLVDARRSTFDGRDTYYRLNLTGCAEAFREAAAALHPALAPTPVAKPATRSVLFLCSGNSARSPMAEALLRRRSQGRIRAASAGSHPKPHLHPDAIRIMCDRYGIDLGGQRPQPLTAVARRRFDCVITLCDRVREYARAHGLATTMHWSLPDPSATGAGYREFDRVASELDNRIDFLLPALEAYPRRR; from the coding sequence ATGGTGGCAAGCAAGACGACGGTTCCGTCGCTGATGCAGATGGCGTCGCATCCGGTGCGCTGGGCGCTGCTGACCGAACTGGCGGGCAGCGACCACCGGGTGCGGGAGTTGGCTGCCGCCGTCGGCGAGCCGCAGAACCTGGTTTCCTATCACTTGCGGCGGCTGCGCTCGGCCGGGCTCGTCGACGCGCGGCGCAGCACTTTCGACGGCCGCGACACCTACTACCGCCTGAACCTGACGGGGTGCGCCGAGGCGTTCCGCGAGGCCGCCGCGGCCCTGCATCCGGCACTCGCACCGACGCCGGTCGCCAAGCCCGCGACGCGCTCGGTGCTGTTCCTGTGCTCCGGCAACAGCGCGCGCTCTCCCATGGCCGAGGCGCTGCTTCGGAGGCGGAGCCAGGGCCGCATTCGCGCCGCGAGCGCGGGCAGTCATCCCAAACCGCATCTGCACCCCGACGCGATACGCATCATGTGCGACAGATACGGCATCGACCTGGGCGGGCAACGGCCCCAGCCGTTGACCGCGGTGGCCCGGCGCCGCTTCGATTGCGTGATCACCCTGTGCGACAGGGTCCGCGAGTATGCGCGCGCCCACGGCCTGGCCACGACGATGCACTGGAGCCTGCCCGACCCGTCGGCCACCGGCGCCGGCTATCGGGAATTCGACCGGGTGGCAAGCGAATTGGACAACCGCATCGACTTCCTGTTGCCCGCCCTCGAAGCGTATCCGCGGAGGCGATGA
- a CDS encoding helix-turn-helix transcriptional regulator gives MSNQQSTCCPPLGAAAMDEAQAADLAAMFKALGDPVRLRLLSLIASHPGGEACVCEISATFDLSQPTISHHLKLLRSAGLLDCERRGTWVYYWVVPAALQQLSSVLRP, from the coding sequence ATGTCGAATCAGCAGTCCACATGTTGCCCGCCGCTCGGGGCGGCAGCCATGGATGAGGCACAGGCCGCCGACCTGGCGGCGATGTTCAAGGCGCTGGGCGACCCGGTGCGCCTGAGGTTGTTGAGCCTGATCGCCAGCCACCCCGGCGGTGAGGCCTGCGTCTGCGAGATCTCGGCGACCTTCGATCTCTCCCAGCCCACGATCTCCCATCACCTCAAGCTGTTGCGCTCGGCAGGGCTGTTGGACTGCGAGCGCCGGGGCACCTGGGTGTACTACTGGGTGGTTCCGGCCGCGCTGCAGCAACTTTCGTCGGTCCTGCGCCCATGA